A stretch of Sphingomonas sp. JUb134 DNA encodes these proteins:
- a CDS encoding DNA polymerase Y family protein has protein sequence MKRVAALFLPDWPIDRLRQAERTVAPPEAGRSGSAFAAIGRVAEAERASQCSVPKEGGWRPGARWARAEVEAAIEQLPTHQRPPQRELGRTSVAADHPFKAEGPFKDVHRQGRPLDASPASAAWAADAEAVDRAIAALPLHQQPPFRELSRRSEVMDHPFKAMPPDEGGCSHHALAQPQAFPRSDRPTLAQMAAMPAVQYPGEGPHPDAHGREPIAGYAAAGRFFQTGRTLGDLVARVCVEEVPGRLAPVRDVVALVTVARQGGRVAIAAASPAAQALGLRPGMALTQARAQVPELQVRDADPAGDRADLRRLAMLLARRWTPVVDLSDPNGLLLDLTGVAHLHGGEVRMALRLVRLLARHGVNACVGIADTAGAAWALARQGGAVVRICPPGAQAEALDPLPVGLLRLPESAIELLARLGVTTIGQLRALPRGQLARRFGDAVLARLDQALGARAEPLDPVVPPERVQVRQRFAEPIATAEAIAHWLGELVPRLVAVLRKAGLGARQVELVLDRVDGVPQRLRIGLARASRDSEHLLRLLGRRIETVEPGYGIDAMALHVRRAEPLGAETLGAALVEDTPPDLGPLVDQIVNRIGAQRMWRVVPVESDVPERASTRVAPLDPTDTPAAQLREDDVRRLDGREADHPWHLRWPRPVRVLRRPERLDHVMAELPDQPPRRFTWRGVPHVVVHADGPERIAGEWWRRPAERDAVRDYFRVEDEHGHRFWLYRSGDGLRGETGDLSWWLQGMFA, from the coding sequence ATGAAACGGGTCGCTGCGCTCTTCCTGCCCGACTGGCCGATCGACCGGCTGCGGCAGGCAGAGCGAACCGTCGCGCCGCCTGAAGCGGGACGCTCGGGCTCCGCCTTCGCTGCGATCGGCCGCGTGGCCGAGGCCGAACGCGCCAGCCAGTGCTCGGTGCCCAAAGAGGGCGGCTGGCGCCCCGGTGCGCGCTGGGCACGGGCCGAGGTGGAGGCTGCGATCGAGCAGCTGCCCACGCACCAGCGCCCGCCGCAGCGGGAGCTGGGCCGCACCAGCGTGGCCGCCGACCATCCTTTCAAGGCAGAGGGGCCGTTCAAGGACGTCCACCGCCAGGGCCGTCCGCTCGATGCTTCGCCCGCATCCGCCGCCTGGGCCGCAGATGCCGAGGCGGTCGACCGCGCGATCGCGGCGCTGCCGTTGCACCAGCAGCCGCCGTTCCGCGAGCTCAGCCGGCGGTCGGAGGTGATGGACCATCCGTTCAAAGCGATGCCGCCGGACGAGGGCGGGTGCAGCCATCACGCACTCGCCCAGCCGCAGGCGTTCCCCCGATCGGACCGGCCGACGCTGGCGCAGATGGCGGCGATGCCGGCAGTGCAATATCCGGGCGAGGGGCCGCACCCGGACGCGCACGGCCGCGAGCCGATCGCGGGCTATGCCGCCGCGGGCCGATTCTTCCAGACCGGACGCACGCTCGGCGACTTGGTCGCGCGGGTGTGCGTGGAGGAAGTGCCCGGTAGACTCGCCCCGGTGCGGGATGTGGTAGCGCTGGTCACCGTTGCCCGCCAGGGAGGACGCGTGGCGATCGCGGCGGCGTCTCCGGCGGCGCAGGCGCTGGGGCTGCGGCCGGGCATGGCGCTCACCCAGGCACGCGCGCAGGTGCCCGAACTTCAGGTGCGCGATGCCGATCCGGCGGGCGACCGGGCCGATCTGCGCCGGCTGGCGATGCTGCTCGCGCGCCGCTGGACGCCGGTGGTCGACCTGTCCGATCCCAACGGGCTGCTGCTCGACCTCACCGGGGTCGCGCACCTGCATGGCGGCGAGGTGCGCATGGCACTGCGGCTGGTGCGCCTGCTCGCGCGGCATGGCGTCAACGCCTGCGTCGGCATTGCCGATACGGCCGGTGCCGCCTGGGCGCTGGCCCGGCAGGGTGGGGCAGTGGTGCGGATCTGCCCGCCCGGTGCCCAAGCCGAGGCGCTGGACCCGCTGCCGGTCGGGCTGTTGCGGCTTCCGGAAAGCGCGATCGAGCTGCTCGCCCGACTGGGCGTGACGACGATCGGCCAGCTGCGGGCGCTCCCTCGCGGGCAGCTGGCCCGGCGGTTCGGCGATGCGGTGCTCGCCCGGCTGGACCAGGCGCTGGGGGCGCGTGCCGAACCGCTCGATCCGGTGGTGCCGCCGGAGCGCGTTCAGGTCCGCCAGCGCTTCGCCGAGCCGATCGCCACCGCAGAGGCGATCGCGCACTGGCTGGGCGAACTGGTGCCCCGGCTGGTGGCGGTGTTGCGGAAAGCCGGGCTGGGCGCACGCCAGGTGGAACTGGTGCTCGATCGCGTCGACGGCGTGCCGCAGCGGCTGCGCATCGGGCTCGCGCGTGCCAGCCGCGACTCCGAGCATTTGTTGCGACTGCTGGGGCGGCGGATCGAGACGGTGGAGCCCGGCTATGGCATCGACGCCATGGCGTTGCACGTGCGCCGCGCCGAGCCGCTGGGCGCGGAGACGCTGGGTGCCGCGCTGGTCGAGGACACGCCGCCGGACCTGGGGCCGCTGGTCGACCAGATCGTCAACCGCATCGGCGCGCAGCGCATGTGGCGGGTGGTCCCGGTGGAAAGCGATGTGCCCGAACGCGCATCCACGCGGGTGGCGCCGCTCGACCCCACCGATACACCCGCGGCGCAGCTGCGCGAGGACGACGTCCGCCGGCTCGACGGTCGCGAGGCCGACCACCCCTGGCACCTGCGCTGGCCGCGTCCGGTGCGCGTGCTGCGCCGGCCCGAGCGGCTCGATCATGTCATGGCCGAATTGCCCGACCAGCCGCCGCGGCGCTTCACCTGGCGCGGGGTGCCCCATGTGGTGGTGCATGCCGACGGACCGGAACGGATCGCGGGCGAATGGTGGCGCCGCCCGGCCGAGCGCGATGCGGTGCGCGACTATT
- a CDS encoding ImuA family protein, whose protein sequence is MLAGGGLALDALHEVAGAGPDMADDCAATLFLAGIAARAWGPVLWVVRRRDLFAPGLAQVGLGPHRVLYAEAADDAELLQLMEEGLRHRGLGAVIGEAKRVPMTATRRLQLAAEGGRTIALLLRRHGRAGADPLAVPSAAATRWRVASAPSTPLPVAGVGRARWKLSLVRQKGGEPRDWTVEACDETGRCALPARLADRPAAAGRANRRAA, encoded by the coding sequence ATGCTGGCCGGAGGGGGGCTCGCGCTCGATGCGTTGCACGAGGTGGCAGGTGCCGGGCCGGACATGGCCGACGATTGCGCGGCGACGCTGTTCCTGGCCGGAATCGCCGCGCGCGCCTGGGGGCCCGTGCTGTGGGTGGTGCGCCGCCGCGACCTGTTCGCGCCGGGGCTCGCGCAGGTGGGGCTTGGGCCGCACCGGGTGCTCTATGCCGAGGCTGCCGACGATGCCGAGCTGCTCCAGCTAATGGAGGAGGGGCTGCGCCACCGGGGGCTGGGCGCCGTGATCGGCGAGGCCAAGCGCGTGCCCATGACCGCCACCCGCCGGTTGCAGCTGGCGGCGGAGGGCGGGCGCACCATCGCGCTGCTGCTGCGCCGGCATGGGCGCGCAGGCGCCGATCCGCTGGCGGTGCCCTCGGCCGCAGCGACGCGCTGGCGGGTGGCGTCGGCCCCCTCCACGCCGCTGCCGGTGGCCGGCGTCGGCCGCGCCCGCTGGAAACTCTCGCTCGTCCGCCAAAAGGGGGGCGAGCCCCGCGACTGGACCGTGGAGGCATGCGATGAAACGGGTCGCTGCGCTCTTCCTGCCCGACTGGCCGATCGACCGGCTGCGGCAGGCAGAGCGAACCGTCGCGCCGCCTGA
- a CDS encoding M3 family metallopeptidase encodes MTARLRAVLAATTILALFPAGAAMAQTSAAAAPSSTSVDATPLLAPWGGPYGGVPPWDKVTPAMFPAAFPVAMAELRRDVLKIRDDTRPATFQTVIEPMELAGDTMDRVESMWGVYSSNLATKEVQAIDREWSPKLSAFYDELYLDPKLFARVKAAYDSRASQKLDPKQLRLLERTYRSFVRRGALLTDAQRAQVSQLNQALSVAYNAFSEKVLADEETWIVVDDAKQLAGLPDSFVASLKAAADERKLPGKWAIVNTRSSVAPVLTYATDRALREKVWRAFVNRGDNGGANDTNATIAEILKLRQQRAKLLGFQNHAWYRMDDTMAETPANAMSLMMRVWPAAVARVHQEVADMQALANQSGAKITIEPWDYRFYAEKVRKAKYDLDESEVKPYLQLDNILQGALYAAGRLYDLEFKENTGQIPVFDPAVRTFVVTDKRDGHNVGVFYFDAYARSGKRSGAWATAYRRQQELGGHRNVLASNNNNFVKGAPGQPTLISLDDATTLFHEFGHAIHSFLQNVKYPGLAGTPRDFVEYPSQVNENWLLTRDVLDRYAKHYQTGAPMPQALVDKIEKSSTFNQGFDTVEYLSSAIVDMKLHDRDTPVTDVDAFERETLAQLGMPKEMVMRHRLPQFNHLFSSDAYSAGYYSYLWSETMDADTWAAFTETGNVWDKATADRFRTVLLSTGNETDRKQAYRAFRGRDPDVNALFKRRGFPVQ; translated from the coding sequence ATGACCGCACGCCTGCGCGCCGTTCTGGCCGCGACCACGATCCTCGCCCTTTTCCCTGCAGGAGCCGCCATGGCGCAGACTTCCGCCGCTGCGGCCCCCTCCTCGACTTCCGTCGATGCAACCCCGCTGCTCGCCCCCTGGGGCGGCCCCTATGGCGGCGTGCCGCCCTGGGACAAGGTGACGCCGGCGATGTTCCCCGCCGCTTTCCCGGTCGCGATGGCCGAGCTTCGCCGCGACGTGCTCAAGATCCGCGACGACACGCGCCCGGCGACCTTCCAGACCGTGATCGAGCCGATGGAGCTCGCCGGCGACACGATGGACCGCGTCGAGTCGATGTGGGGCGTCTATTCGAGCAACCTCGCCACCAAGGAGGTGCAGGCGATCGACCGCGAGTGGAGCCCCAAGCTCTCCGCCTTTTATGACGAGCTCTACCTCGACCCCAAGCTGTTCGCGCGGGTGAAGGCGGCGTACGACAGCCGCGCCAGCCAGAAGCTCGATCCCAAGCAGCTGCGGCTGCTCGAGCGCACCTATCGCAGCTTCGTGCGTCGCGGCGCGCTGCTCACCGATGCGCAGCGGGCGCAGGTGTCGCAGCTCAACCAGGCACTGTCGGTCGCCTACAACGCGTTCAGCGAAAAGGTGCTGGCCGACGAGGAGACCTGGATCGTCGTCGACGATGCCAAGCAGCTTGCGGGCCTGCCCGACAGCTTTGTCGCCTCGCTCAAGGCCGCGGCTGACGAGCGCAAGCTCCCGGGCAAGTGGGCGATCGTCAACACCCGCTCCTCCGTCGCGCCGGTGCTGACCTACGCCACCGATCGGGCATTGCGCGAAAAGGTGTGGCGCGCCTTCGTCAACCGTGGCGACAACGGCGGCGCCAACGACACCAATGCGACGATCGCCGAGATCCTGAAGCTCCGCCAGCAGCGCGCCAAGCTGCTCGGCTTCCAGAACCACGCCTGGTACCGCATGGACGACACCATGGCGGAGACGCCCGCCAATGCCATGTCGCTGATGATGCGCGTGTGGCCGGCCGCCGTCGCCCGCGTCCACCAGGAGGTCGCCGACATGCAGGCGCTCGCCAACCAGAGCGGCGCCAAGATCACCATCGAGCCGTGGGACTATCGCTTCTACGCAGAGAAGGTGCGCAAGGCGAAGTACGACCTCGATGAGAGCGAGGTGAAGCCGTACCTCCAGCTCGACAACATCCTCCAGGGTGCACTCTACGCCGCGGGCCGACTCTACGACCTGGAGTTCAAGGAGAACACGGGGCAGATCCCGGTGTTCGATCCGGCGGTGCGCACCTTTGTCGTCACCGACAAGCGCGACGGGCACAATGTCGGCGTCTTCTACTTCGATGCCTACGCTCGGTCCGGCAAGCGCTCGGGCGCCTGGGCTACGGCCTATCGCCGCCAGCAGGAGCTGGGCGGCCACCGGAACGTGCTGGCGTCCAACAACAACAACTTCGTGAAGGGCGCCCCCGGCCAGCCGACGCTCATCAGCCTGGACGACGCGACCACGCTGTTCCACGAGTTCGGCCACGCCATCCACAGCTTCCTGCAGAACGTGAAATATCCGGGGCTCGCCGGCACGCCGCGCGACTTCGTGGAGTACCCCAGCCAGGTGAACGAGAACTGGCTGCTCACCCGCGACGTGCTCGATCGCTATGCCAAGCACTATCAGACCGGCGCGCCGATGCCGCAGGCGCTGGTCGACAAGATCGAGAAGTCGTCGACCTTCAACCAGGGCTTCGACACGGTCGAATATCTCTCGTCGGCGATCGTCGACATGAAGCTGCACGACCGCGACACGCCGGTGACCGACGTCGATGCGTTCGAGCGCGAGACGCTGGCCCAGCTCGGCATGCCGAAGGAGATGGTGATGCGGCACCGCCTGCCGCAGTTCAACCACCTGTTCTCGTCCGACGCCTATAGCGCCGGCTATTACAGCTACCTGTGGTCGGAGACGATGGACGCCGACACCTGGGCGGCGTTCACCGAAACGGGCAACGTCTGGGACAAGGCGACCGCCGATCGCTTCCGCACCGTGCTGCTGTCGACCGGCAACGAGACCGATCGCAAACAGGCCTATCGCGCGTTCCGCGGCCGCGACCCGGACGTCAACGCGCTGTTCAAGCGCCGCGGCTTCCCGGTGCAGTAA
- a CDS encoding DUF1622 domain-containing protein, whose product MIDDSLLLSAIHGVTRAVEVIGVTVLLLGAAVSGVRYVRDLRQCPAGVAYKRLRSNLGRSILLGLELLVAADIINTVAIEPTLESLAVLAGIVLIRTFLSFSLEVEIDGRWPWQARNEPDGGREQPSG is encoded by the coding sequence ATGATCGACGATTCCCTGCTGCTTTCGGCCATCCACGGCGTCACGCGCGCGGTGGAGGTCATCGGTGTCACGGTGCTGCTGCTCGGCGCCGCCGTGTCCGGCGTGCGTTATGTCCGCGATCTGCGGCAGTGCCCGGCAGGCGTCGCCTACAAGCGGCTGCGATCCAACCTGGGCCGCTCGATCCTGTTGGGGCTGGAGCTGCTGGTCGCGGCCGACATCATCAACACGGTGGCGATCGAGCCGACGCTCGAAAGCCTGGCGGTGCTCGCCGGCATCGTCCTGATCCGTACTTTCCTCAGCTTCTCGCTGGAGGTGGAGATCGACGGGCGTTGGCCGTGGCAGGCCAGGAACGAACCCGATGGCGGCCGTGAGCAGCCCTCCGGCTGA
- a CDS encoding HAD family hydrolase → MRFDAILFDFDGVLLESEWAGNRHLADYLTAAGHPIDTAEAMARFMGRAGKDFLDEVEAFLGRPIPADFHEARAAEDARAVAEGIEEVAGAVAFVRSLPGELPRAIASSSSTRWITAHLDHLGLRDAFGDKVFSGREHVTRGKPAPDLYLFAADALGVPIERCVILEDSPVGATGAVASGAHVIGLCAGQHCGIGHADVLRRIGVHDIAGDFEEVARLVA, encoded by the coding sequence ATGCGGTTCGACGCGATCCTGTTCGACTTCGACGGTGTCCTGCTGGAAAGCGAATGGGCGGGGAACCGCCACCTCGCCGATTACCTGACGGCTGCCGGCCACCCGATCGACACCGCCGAGGCGATGGCGCGCTTCATGGGCCGCGCCGGCAAGGACTTCCTGGACGAGGTGGAGGCGTTCCTGGGGCGCCCGATCCCGGCCGATTTCCACGAGGCCCGCGCTGCCGAGGATGCGCGCGCGGTCGCCGAGGGGATCGAGGAAGTGGCGGGTGCGGTTGCCTTTGTCCGTTCGCTGCCGGGCGAACTGCCGCGCGCGATCGCCTCGTCGAGTTCGACGCGCTGGATCACCGCGCATCTCGACCATCTGGGCCTGCGCGACGCGTTCGGCGACAAGGTGTTCAGCGGACGCGAGCATGTCACCCGCGGCAAACCGGCACCGGACCTCTATCTCTTTGCTGCCGACGCGCTCGGCGTGCCGATCGAACGCTGCGTGATCCTGGAGGATTCGCCGGTGGGCGCAACAGGTGCGGTGGCATCGGGTGCGCACGTCATCGGCCTGTGCGCCGGCCAGCATTGCGGCATCGGCCACGCGGACGTGCTGCGCCGGATCGGCGTGCACGACATCGCCGGGGATTTCGAAGAGGTGGCGCGGCTGGTCGCCTGA
- a CDS encoding YggS family pyridoxal phosphate-dependent enzyme, with the protein MTTDDAPQRLADVRERIARAEQLAKRPAGATSLIAVSKTHEAPAIAPLIAAGQRVFGENRVQEAQAKWPALRQGTPDIQLHLVGQLQSNKADDAVALFDAIHSLDRPSLVAALAKAMDRHDRRPACFVQVDIGDEPQKGGVAVSELPALLAEARSAELPVIGLMCVPPLELEPAPWFALLAKLADDNGLPGLSMGMSGDYETAVTLGATHVRVGTALFGAR; encoded by the coding sequence ATGACCACCGACGATGCCCCCCAGCGGCTGGCCGATGTGCGCGAGCGGATCGCGCGCGCCGAGCAGCTCGCCAAGCGCCCGGCCGGCGCCACCAGCCTGATCGCCGTCTCCAAGACGCACGAGGCCCCCGCCATCGCCCCGCTGATCGCCGCGGGCCAGCGCGTGTTCGGCGAGAACCGCGTGCAGGAGGCGCAGGCGAAATGGCCGGCGCTGCGCCAGGGGACCCCGGACATCCAGCTGCACCTGGTCGGGCAGCTTCAGTCCAACAAGGCTGATGACGCGGTGGCGCTGTTCGACGCGATCCATTCGCTCGACCGGCCGTCGCTGGTCGCCGCCCTCGCCAAGGCGATGGACCGGCACGACCGACGCCCCGCCTGCTTCGTGCAGGTCGACATCGGCGACGAGCCGCAGAAGGGCGGCGTTGCCGTCTCCGAATTGCCGGCACTGCTTGCCGAGGCCCGGAGCGCCGAACTGCCGGTAATCGGGCTGATGTGCGTCCCGCCGCTGGAGCTGGAGCCGGCGCCTTGGTTTGCGCTGCTGGCGAAGCTCGCCGACGACAACGGCCTGCCGGGGCTCAGCATGGGCATGTCCGGCGATTACGAGACGGCGGTGACGCTGGGGGCCACCCATGTGCGGGTCGGCACCGCTTTGTTCGGGGCACGCTGA
- a CDS encoding thiamine phosphate synthase yields the protein MTDPRMGEALWDALERLPRGAGVVFRHYQLPPQERAALFARVRRVARRRRLVLLVAGARLPGADGRHGMRSAVPKQGIATRPAHHRRDVVAARRDRVDAVFASPVFATRSHPGAPALGRVRFGRMIRGAGIPVIALGGMDARRARSLAGFGVHGWAAIDAWTR from the coding sequence ATGACCGACCCGCGGATGGGCGAGGCGCTATGGGACGCGCTCGAACGGCTGCCGCGCGGCGCGGGCGTGGTGTTCCGCCACTATCAGCTGCCGCCCCAAGAGCGGGCCGCGCTGTTCGCGCGTGTTCGACGCGTCGCGCGGCGCCGGCGGCTGGTGCTGCTCGTCGCCGGCGCCCGCCTGCCAGGCGCCGACGGTCGGCATGGCATGCGCAGCGCAGTCCCGAAGCAAGGGATCGCGACTCGGCCCGCACACCATCGTCGCGATGTGGTGGCCGCCCGCCGCGACCGAGTCGACGCCGTGTTCGCCTCCCCGGTCTTCGCCACCCGCTCGCACCCGGGCGCTCCCGCGCTCGGACGAGTCCGCTTTGGAAGGATGATTCGAGGAGCCGGCATCCCGGTGATCGCACTCGGCGGCATGGATGCACGGCGCGCGCGCAGCCTGGCCGGCTTCGGCGTTCACGGCTGGGCTGCGATCGATGCCTGGACGCGGTAG
- a CDS encoding DUF3576 domain-containing protein produces the protein MIRPLRTAILGPLAIALTLTACGSRKDDLKADLAASQVTTIGVNSYLWRASLDTLSFMPLLQTDSNGGVIVTDWYVNPATPTERMKVTVSILDQDLRADALRVAALRQVQQNGQWVEAPVQAATVQKLEDIILTRARDLRRGALIG, from the coding sequence ATGATCCGCCCGTTGCGCACCGCGATCCTGGGTCCGCTCGCGATTGCCCTCACGCTCACCGCCTGCGGCAGCCGCAAGGACGATCTGAAGGCCGATCTCGCCGCCTCCCAGGTGACGACCATCGGCGTCAACAGCTATCTGTGGCGCGCCAGCCTCGACACGCTCAGCTTCATGCCGCTGCTCCAGACCGATTCGAACGGCGGCGTGATCGTGACCGACTGGTATGTGAACCCGGCCACGCCGACCGAGCGCATGAAGGTCACCGTCAGCATCCTGGACCAGGATCTGCGCGCCGACGCCCTGCGCGTGGCGGCGCTCCGCCAGGTGCAGCAGAACGGCCAGTGGGTGGAGGCGCCAGTGCAGGCCGCCACCGTCCAGAAGCTGGAAGACATTATCCTGACCCGTGCGCGCGACCTGCGCCGCGGCGCGCTGATCGGCTGA
- the leuS gene encoding leucine--tRNA ligase has product MASRFNALKADAAWQKLWEDRRTFAARDDSPRPKSYVLEMFPYPSGRIHMGHVRNYTMGDVLARFRRMTGYEVLHPMGWDAFGMPAENAAMEKGVHPGGWTRDNIATMKAQLKRLGFALDWTRELATCEPDYYGHEQALFLHLYAAGLVYRKESAVNWDPVDMTVLANEQVIDGRGWRSGALVEKRKLSQWFLKITDFADELLDGLQTLDQWPDKVKLMQENWIGKSRGMKIRFQVSDGQPVEVFSTRPDTIFGASFVAVAADHPIAQAAALRDPEAQAFIDRCKQGGTTAAEIETQEKLGYDTGATATHPFTGLPMPVFIANFVLMEYGTGAVMGVPAHDQRDLDFARKYQLPVRRVVADGERRDPLFEGDEAYTGGGQLVNSDFLDDMDVDAAKAAVIARGEADGWGEGTTVWRLRDWGVSRQRYWGTPIPIIHCEDCGAVPVSQDQLPVVLPEDVSFDVPGNPLDRHPTWKHVDCPTCGKSARRETDTLDTFADSSWYFIRFASQPKDKPFDKDVVAQWLPVGQYIGGVEHAILHLLYARFWTRALKRTGLIDVAEPFTGLFTQGMVTHETYKSSDGRWLGPAEVQDGVEIATGEAITVGRVEKMSKSKKNTVDPGPIVDQYGADAVRWFMLSDSPPERDLPWSEAGIEGSWRFVQRLWRLFDGLAEQAGTEGADKALDRKLHQTIAGIAADVEALAFNKAIAKLYELTGMIEKAAPSASRTQAIRTLMRLVAPMVPHIAEEAWAANGGDGLIADAPWPEVDAALLVEDEVTVAVQVNGKLRDTLTLPKGTSREDAEAAALASANVQRAMEGKPPRKVIVVPDRLVNIVA; this is encoded by the coding sequence ATGGCCTCGCGTTTCAATGCACTGAAGGCGGATGCGGCCTGGCAGAAGCTGTGGGAAGACCGCCGCACCTTCGCCGCCCGCGACGACAGCCCGCGCCCCAAGAGCTACGTGCTCGAGATGTTCCCCTATCCGTCGGGGCGCATCCACATGGGCCACGTGCGTAACTACACCATGGGCGACGTGCTCGCGCGCTTCCGCCGCATGACCGGATACGAAGTGCTCCACCCGATGGGCTGGGACGCGTTCGGCATGCCGGCCGAGAACGCCGCCATGGAAAAGGGCGTGCACCCGGGCGGCTGGACGCGCGACAATATCGCCACGATGAAGGCGCAGCTGAAGCGGCTGGGCTTCGCGCTCGACTGGACGCGCGAGCTCGCGACCTGCGAGCCGGACTATTACGGCCATGAGCAGGCGCTGTTCCTGCACCTCTATGCGGCCGGCCTCGTCTACCGCAAGGAATCGGCGGTGAACTGGGACCCGGTCGACATGACCGTGCTCGCCAACGAGCAGGTGATCGACGGCCGCGGCTGGCGCTCGGGCGCGCTGGTGGAGAAGCGCAAGCTCTCCCAGTGGTTCCTCAAGATCACCGATTTCGCAGACGAGCTGCTCGACGGCCTCCAGACGCTCGATCAGTGGCCCGACAAGGTCAAGCTGATGCAGGAGAACTGGATCGGCAAGAGCCGCGGCATGAAGATCCGCTTCCAGGTGTCGGACGGCCAGCCGGTCGAGGTCTTCTCGACGCGCCCCGACACGATCTTTGGCGCGAGCTTCGTCGCGGTCGCAGCCGACCATCCGATCGCCCAGGCGGCGGCGTTGCGCGATCCGGAAGCACAGGCGTTCATCGATCGCTGCAAGCAGGGCGGCACCACCGCGGCCGAGATCGAGACCCAGGAAAAGCTCGGCTACGACACCGGCGCCACCGCGACGCACCCGTTCACCGGGCTGCCGATGCCGGTGTTCATCGCCAACTTCGTGCTGATGGAATATGGCACCGGCGCCGTCATGGGCGTTCCGGCGCACGACCAGCGCGACCTGGACTTCGCGCGCAAATACCAGCTGCCGGTGCGCCGCGTGGTGGCCGACGGGGAGCGCCGCGATCCGCTGTTCGAGGGCGACGAGGCCTATACCGGCGGTGGCCAGCTGGTGAACTCCGACTTCCTCGACGACATGGACGTGGACGCCGCCAAGGCGGCGGTGATCGCACGCGGCGAAGCCGACGGCTGGGGCGAAGGCACGACCGTCTGGCGCCTCCGCGACTGGGGCGTCAGCCGCCAGCGCTATTGGGGCACGCCGATCCCGATCATCCATTGCGAGGATTGCGGCGCGGTGCCGGTCTCGCAGGACCAGCTGCCGGTGGTGCTGCCCGAGGACGTCAGCTTCGACGTACCGGGCAATCCGCTCGATCGCCATCCGACCTGGAAGCACGTCGACTGCCCGACCTGCGGCAAGTCGGCGCGGCGCGAGACCGACACGCTCGACACCTTCGCGGATTCGTCCTGGTACTTCATCCGCTTCGCCAGCCAGCCCAAGGACAAGCCGTTCGACAAGGATGTCGTCGCCCAGTGGCTGCCGGTCGGGCAGTATATCGGCGGCGTCGAGCATGCGATCCTGCACCTGCTCTACGCCCGCTTCTGGACGCGCGCGCTCAAGCGCACCGGCCTGATCGACGTGGCCGAGCCGTTCACCGGCCTGTTCACCCAGGGCATGGTGACGCACGAGACCTACAAGTCCTCGGACGGCCGCTGGCTGGGTCCTGCGGAAGTGCAGGACGGCGTGGAGATCGCGACCGGTGAGGCCATCACGGTCGGCCGCGTCGAGAAGATGTCCAAGTCCAAGAAGAACACCGTCGATCCCGGTCCGATCGTCGACCAGTACGGCGCGGACGCGGTGCGGTGGTTCATGCTGTCCGACAGCCCGCCCGAGCGCGACCTGCCGTGGAGCGAGGCGGGCATCGAGGGTTCGTGGCGCTTCGTCCAGCGGCTGTGGCGGCTGTTCGACGGCCTCGCCGAACAGGCGGGCACCGAGGGGGCCGACAAGGCGCTCGACCGCAAGCTGCACCAGACGATCGCCGGCATCGCCGCCGACGTCGAGGCGCTGGCGTTCAACAAGGCGATCGCCAAGCTCTATGAGCTGACCGGCATGATCGAGAAGGCCGCGCCATCCGCCTCGCGCACCCAGGCAATCCGCACGCTGATGCGGCTGGTGGCGCCGATGGTGCCGCACATCGCCGAGGAAGCCTGGGCCGCGAACGGCGGCGACGGGCTGATCGCCGACGCACCTTGGCCGGAAGTCGACGCCGCACTGCTGGTGGAGGACGAAGTCACCGTCGCGGTGCAGGTCAACGGCAAGCTGCGCGACACGCTGACCCTGCCCAAGGGCACCTCGCGCGAGGATGCGGAGGCCGCGGCGCTCGCCTCGGCCAACGTCCAGCGCGCGATGGAGGGCAAGCCGCCGCGCAAGGTGATCGTGGTACCCGATCGCCTGGTGAACATCGTCGCATGA
- the lptE gene encoding LPS assembly lipoprotein LptE, translating into MIRRAAPLLLACLPLALTGCGLRPLYAGGESGPVRALLSGVEVAPIPGQNGWLMSTALRDRLRAEGAPRYRLQVTLDDEITGLGVRRDDAVTRERRTLRARYQLVDAASGETVLDATAGSDVGIDVVSSEYATIAAEQSALERLSGIVADQIISRLALYAQRTDLPAGQ; encoded by the coding sequence ATGATCCGGCGCGCCGCCCCGCTGCTGCTCGCCTGCCTGCCGCTGGCCCTCACCGGCTGCGGTCTGCGGCCGCTCTATGCGGGCGGCGAGTCCGGACCGGTGCGGGCGCTGCTCTCGGGCGTCGAGGTGGCCCCCATCCCCGGCCAGAACGGCTGGCTGATGTCGACGGCGCTGCGCGACCGACTGCGTGCCGAAGGCGCACCGCGCTACCGGCTGCAGGTGACGCTCGATGACGAGATCACCGGCCTGGGGGTCCGCCGCGACGATGCGGTGACGCGCGAGCGCCGGACGCTGCGCGCGCGCTACCAGCTGGTCGATGCGGCGAGCGGCGAGACGGTGCTTGACGCCACTGCGGGCTCCGATGTCGGCATCGACGTGGTGAGCTCCGAATACGCCACCATCGCCGCCGAACAGTCGGCGCTGGAGCGGCTGTCGGGCATCGTCGCCGACCAGATCATCAGCCGCCTAGCGCTCTACGCGCAGCGGACCGACCTCCCCGCCGGGCAGTGA